A single window of Chitinophagaceae bacterium DNA harbors:
- a CDS encoding pirin family protein, whose protein sequence is MATKKTEVVLSPREPHFVGDGFRVHNFIPSGQRVDMKRMDPFIMLDYNSKYYFPPADKPRGVGVHPHKGFETVTIAYKGKVAHHDSSGGGGVISEGGVQWMTAGSGILHKEYHEENFSKEGGDFQMVQLWVNLPAKDKNTKPKYQGFAKEQIEKYNLANGAGVVEIIAGEYHGIKGAASTFTPIHLLNARLNKGGKATFSFPANYNTSLLVIEGSIVVNDTEDVPVNHFVLFENSGETFEVEAKEDAVLLVLSGEPINEPIAAHGPFVMNTYQEIAQAIEDFNMGKFGYLEE, encoded by the coding sequence ATGGCAACAAAAAAAACAGAAGTAGTTTTATCGCCCCGCGAGCCGCATTTCGTAGGTGACGGATTTCGGGTGCACAATTTTATTCCAAGCGGTCAAAGAGTTGACATGAAACGCATGGATCCTTTTATCATGCTGGACTATAATTCAAAGTATTATTTCCCGCCGGCAGATAAGCCGAGAGGTGTGGGTGTACATCCGCACAAAGGCTTTGAAACCGTAACAATTGCCTACAAAGGTAAAGTAGCACATCACGACAGCAGTGGCGGCGGTGGAGTAATTAGCGAAGGCGGTGTACAGTGGATGACTGCCGGATCCGGGATTTTGCACAAGGAATATCATGAGGAAAATTTCAGCAAGGAAGGCGGCGATTTTCAGATGGTACAGTTGTGGGTGAACCTGCCTGCAAAAGACAAAAATACAAAACCAAAGTATCAGGGATTTGCCAAGGAGCAGATTGAAAAATACAATTTGGCTAATGGTGCCGGTGTAGTTGAAATCATTGCAGGGGAGTATCACGGAATCAAAGGCGCAGCAAGCACTTTCACACCTATTCATCTGTTGAATGCACGCCTGAACAAAGGAGGAAAAGCAACTTTTAGTTTTCCGGCAAATTACAATACATCCTTACTGGTGATAGAAGGTAGTATAGTGGTAAATGACACTGAAGACGTTCCGGTTAATCATTTTGTATTGTTTGAAAACAGTGGTGAAACCTTTGAAGTGGAAGCTAAAGAAGATGCAGTATTACTCGTTTTGAGCGGCGAACCAATTAATGAACCCATTGCAGCTCACGGCCCTTTTGTGATGAATACTTATCAGGAAATTGCACAGGCCATAGAAGATTTTAATATGGGTAAATTTGGTTATCTTGAGGAGTGA